Proteins encoded by one window of Arabidopsis thaliana chromosome 2, partial sequence:
- the AIR9 gene encoding Outer arm dynein light chain 1 protein (AUXIN-INDUCED IN ROOT CULTURES 9 (AIR9); INVOLVED IN: response to auxin stimulus, lateral root morphogenesis; LOCATED IN: plasma membrane; EXPRESSED IN: 23 plant structures; EXPRESSED DURING: 13 growth stages; BEST Arabidopsis thaliana protein match is: Outer arm dynein light chain 1 protein (TAIR:AT1G78230.1); Has 5746 Blast hits to 1796 proteins in 310 species: Archae - 0; Bacteria - 1053; Metazoa - 771; Fungi - 422; Plants - 290; Viruses - 42; Other Eukaryotes - 3168 (source: NCBI BLink).), whose product MEEVAAKVEEETVETNVDAVKEDNATIANESRSPESVSAVSVVSNRAASTKKKPVISSNLIKPTASSSLRVSGTTPVTIRRNSTGGVTENLAGTSKVLPKQVSTTASRTDPVRRSLPELRKSSVSSLSAKTVSKPSLSESKKSVPVSPGSRSLTKSTGFSLSKPESSARPAMSVSVSSKRAPSSSVDSSGSRTSSGRLHSTLTSGRTVSKVSSPSAGSSPSVSSSIRSKSFSSPLDRTSNFSGRKKTSTPESRDSRLIILPKVEVKAGDDMRLDLRGHRIRSLTSGGLHLSPNLEFVYLRDNLLSTLEGIEILNRVKVLDLSFNDFKGPGFEPLENCKMLQQLYLAGNQITSLASLPQLPNLEFLSVAQNKLKSLAMASQPRLQVLAASKNKITTLKDFPYLPVLEHLRVEENPLLKISHLEAASILLVGPTLKKFNDRDLSREEVAIAKRYPPQTALCLREGWEFCKSDLAAESTFRFLVERWKDTLPSGYLIKEAHVDRPSEEAPCQCHFGLFQESPTATDQELALKFQWSVADRSLSNFVPILNATKEVYWPKREDIGKILKIECTPVMAETEYPSIFAISSPVQRGKGIPKVVSLELNGELVEGNIIKGQAVVAWCGGTPGKCITSWLRRKWNGSPVVIDGAEDEEYMLSLDDVGSSMVFMYTPVTEGGARGEPQYKYTEFVKAAPPSVSNVRITGDAVEGCVLKGVGDYFGGKEGPSKFEWLRKNKETGELSLISAGTSEYTLTQEDVGTHVTFVYIPANFEGLEGEPVSTSSSVVKPAPPKVTDAKIVGDLRENSKVTVTGTVTGGTEGSSRVQWFKSSCSILEGDNSLEELSTSKVAKSFRIPLGAVGYYIVAKYTPMTPDGECGEPVYVLSERAVETLPPSLNFLSITGDNIEGGILTASYGYIGGHEGKSKYEWHYHKAENDLPGALIPEASGLLQYTITKEAIGKFISFQCIPVRDDGIVGEPRSCMSQERVRPGNPSTVSLHVVGALVEGTMLSAEKEYWGGEEGASVFRWFRTNSDGTPCEIKGATTSSYLLSVGDIGYFISVSYEPVRNDRARGPTAISEIAGPIVAGHPNCQSLEFLGSMIEGQRLSFVASYTGGMKGNCYLEWVRVKNNGVKEILSSDEFLDLSLDDVGESIELIYTPVREDGIEGSPRSIRTDGIAPANPMGLELLIPDCCEKQEVVPHKTYFGGHEGVGEYIWYRTKVKLHGSALTEISYAGEEVVVCCRTLKYTPSLEDVGAYLVLYWIPTRVDGRSGKPVVVITNSPVAPADPEVSNVRVKKLFSDAYSGEGEYFGGHEGPSLFSWYRENDGTIDLIDGANSKTYEVTESDYNCRILFGYTPVRSDSVVGELKMSEPTEIILPEVPKVDMLAFTGKAVQGDVLTAVQVIPKTEIQQLVWSKYKGDIQYQWFRSPESGDKISYEALSSEISCSYKVRFEDIGRCLKCECVVHDVFGRSSELAYAETDPISPGFPRIEKLEIEGQGFHTNLYAVRGNYFGGKEGKSKIQWLRSMVGSPDLISIPGETGRMYEANVDDVGYRLVVVYTPIREDGVQGHPVSASTEPVAVEPDILKEVRQKLETGLVKFEVLCDKDPYPKKIVGEGNLERRMLEMNRKRIKVVKPGSKTSFATTEVRGSYGPPFHVETFRNDQRRLRIVVDSENEVDIVVQSRHLRDVIVLVIRGFAQRFNSTSLNSLLKIDT is encoded by the exons ATGGAGGAAGTAGCAGCTAAGGTTGAGGAAGAAACTGTGGAAACCAATGTAGATGCAGTGAAAGAGGACAATGCAACTATAGCTAATGAAAGCAGAAGCCCAGAGAGTGTTTCTGCAGTGTCTGTGGTGTCAAATCGAGCTGCTTCTACTAAAAAGAAACCAGTTATTAGTTCGAATTTAATAAAGCCAACTGCGTCTTCTTCATTACGGGTCTCGGGTACTACGCCTGTGACTATCAGGAGAAATAGTACTGGAGGAGTAACAGAGAATTTAGCTGGTACCTCTAAGGTTCTGCCTAAGCAAGTGAGTACTACTGCCTCACGTACTGATCCGGTAAGACGATCACTTCCAGAATTGAGGAAGAGCTCTGTGTCTTCTCTTTCTGCTAAGACTGTATCCAAACCAAGCCTTTCCGAGAGTAAAAAGTCTGTCCCCGTATCACCAGGTAGTCGGAGTTTGACAAAGTCAACTGGGTTTAGTTTAAGTAAGCCTGAGTCTTCTGCTAGACCAGCCATGAGTGTTTCTGTGTCTTCGAAAAGAGCTCCATCTTCATCAGTTGACAGTAGTGGCAGCAGGACTAGTAGTGGAAGACTACACTCTACTCTCACAAGTGGGAGGACAGTTTCTAAAGTTTCTTCTCCCTCTGCGGGATCATCACCTTCTGTTTCTAGCAGTATAAGATCAAAGTCATTTTCGTCACCTCTAGACCGGACTTCCAACTTCTCTGGACGGAAGAAAACATCTACCCCTGAAAGCCGTGATTCACGACTCATTATTCTTCCAAAGGTGGAGGTTAAAGCTGGCGATGACATG AGATTGGATCTTAGAGGCCACAGGATTCGCAGTCTAACCTCTGGTGGCTTACACTTATCACCAAACTTAGAG TTTGTCTATCTTAGAGACAATCTCCTATCTACGCTGGAAGGTATTGAGATATTGAATCGAGTCAAG GTTCtggatttgagttttaatGATTTCAAAGGGCCTGGATTTGAACCACTTGAGAATTGCAAAATGCTGCag CAACTTTATCTTGCTGGAAATCAGATAACTTCACTTGCTAGTCTGCCTCAACTTCCAAACTTAGAG TTTCTCTCGGTTgctcaaaataaattaaagtcACTTGCAATGGCAAGCCAGCCCCGGCTTCAG gtACTAGCAGCAAGTAAGAACAAGATAACAACTCTGAAGGACTTTCCGTATCTACCAGTTCTTGAG CATCTGCGGGTTGAGGAAAATCCATTGCTGAAGATTTCTCACTTGGAAGCGGCATCCATACTACTCGTAGGTCCTACCTTGAAGAAATTCAATGACAGAG ATCTCTCTCGTGAGGAAGTGGCAATTGCCAAGCGTTATCCTCCACAAACAGCTCTCTGCCTCAGAGAAGGTTGGGAGTTTTGCAAGTCTGATCTTGCAGCAG AATCGACATTCCGCTTCTTAGTTGAGAGGTGGAAGGACACATTACCTTCTGGTTATCTTATTAAAGAAGCACATGTTGACCGACCTTCTGAAGAAGCTCCCTGTCAATGCCACTTTGGTCTTTTTCAGGAAAGTCCTACTGCTACAGATCAAGAATTAGCCCTGAAATTTCAATGGTCTGTGGCGGACAGATCTCTTTCTAATTTCGTTCCTATTCTTAATGCAACCAAGGAG GTCTATTGGCCCAAACGTGAAGACATTGGTAAAATTCTAAAGATAGAATGTACACCTGTTATGGCTGAGACTGAATATCCATCCATATTTGCCATATCTTCCCCAGTTCAACGAG GAAAGGGAATACCAAAAGTTGTGAGCCTTGAATTAAATGGGGAACTAGTTGAGGGGAATATTATCAAGGGTCAAGCAGTGGTTGCATGGTGTGGTGGGACACCAGGAAAGTGTATTACCAG TTGGTTGAGGAGAAAGTGGAATGGGAGCCCTGTGGTGATCGATGGAGCTGAAGATGAGGAATATATGTTATCTTTAGATGATGTGGGATCAAGTATGGTTTTCATGTACACACCAGTCACAGAAGGAGGTGCAAGAGGAGAGCCTCAGTATAAGTACACAGAGTTCGTAAAAGCAG CGCCTCCATCTGTAAGTAATGTTCGAATTACTGGAGATGCTGTTGAAGGCTGCGTTCTCAAGGGGGTTGGAGATTATTTTGGAGGCAAGGAAGGTCCTAGCAAGTTCGAATGGTTACGGAAGAACAAGGAAACAGG AGAACTCTCGTTGATATCGGCTGGAACCTCCGAGTATACATTGACCCAGGAAGATGTTGGCACACATGTAACTTTTGTGTACATACCTGCAAATTTTGAGG GGCTAGAGGGGGAACCAGTGTCAACTTCATCCAGTGTAGTCAAGCCAG CACCCCCGAAAGTAACAGATGCTAAGATAGTTGGTGACTTGAGGGAGAATAGTAAGGTCACTGTAACAGGTACTGTTACTGGAGGAACTGAAGGTTCAAGCAGAGTGCAATGGTTCAAATCAAGTTGTTCTATCCTGGAAGGAGACAATTCTCTTGAAGAATTGAGCACATCAAAAGTGGCAAAG TCATTCCGTATACCCTTGGGGGCAGTGGGCTATTACATAGTTGCAAAGTATACTCCAATGACACCTGATGGGGAATGCGGTGAACCAGTATATGTACTCTCGGAAAGAGCAGTTGAGA CCCTTCCCCCCAGCTTAAATTTCTTGTCAATTACGGGAGACAATATCGAGGGTGGAATATTGACAGCATCCTACGGATACATAGGAGGGCATGAAGGTAAAAGCAAATACGAATGGCATTATCATAAG GCTGAAAATGATCTCCCTGGTGCATTGATACCTGAAGCCTCTGGGCTTCTTCAGTATACGATTACTAAAGAAGCTATAGGTaaattcatttcatttcaatGTATTCCTGTGAGGGATGATGGGATTGTGGGTGAGCCAAGAAGTTGCATGTCCCAGGAACGTGTTCGTCCAG GAAACCCAAGCACGGTATCTCTTCATGTTGTTGGAGCTCTTGTTGAAGGAACCATGCTATCTGCAGAGAAAGAATATTGGGGTGGTGAAGAAGGAGCATCAGTTTTCCGGTGGTTCCGG ACTAATTCAGATGGTACTCCATGCGAAATAAAGGGTGCAACTACTTCGTCATATCTACTGTCAGTCGGTGATATCGGTTACTTCATTTCGGTTTCTTATGAACCTGTGAGAAATGACAGAGCCCGTGGACCCACAGCCATTTCTGAAATAGCTGGACCAATTGTAGCTG GCCATCCAAATTGTCAGTCACTGGAGTTTCTTGGATCAATGATTGAAGGGCAACGCTTGAGCTTTGTTGCTTCATATACTGGAGG GATGAAGGGAAATTGCTATCTTGAATGGGTTAGGGTGAAAAATAATGGTGTTAAGGAAATATTGAGTAGTGATG agtttttggatttatcaCTGGACGATGTCGGGGAAAGcattgaacttatttacacTCCTGTTCGTGAAGATGGAATAGAAGGGAGTCCAAGGAGTATCAGGACTGATGGTATTGCTCCAG CAAATCCTATGGGGTTGGAGCTTTTAATTCCTGACTGCTGTGAGAAACAAGAGGTTGTGCCTCATAAAACTTATTTTGGGGGCCATGAAGGTGTTGGAGAGTACATCTGGTATCGAACTAAGGTCAAGTTGCATGGATCTGCACTTACGGAAATATCCTATGCCGGTGAAGaggttgttgtttgttgtagAACATT AAAATATACTCCATCGCTTGAAGATGTGGGGGCTTATCTAGTCTTGTATTGGATTCCTACTCGCGTAGATGGGAGAAGTGGGAAGCCAGTTGTTGTGATAACAAACTCTCCTGTTGCCCCAG CTGATCCAGAAGTATCTAATGTTCGTGTGAAGAAACTTTTTTCGGATGCTTATtctggagaaggagagtacTTTGGTGGACATGAAGGTCCAAGTCTCTTCAGTTGGTACAGAGAGAATGATGGAACCATTGATCTTATTGATGGGGCTAACTCCAAAACGTATGAGGTGACTGAGTCAGATTACAATTGCCGGATATTGTTCGG GTACACACCAGTTCGTTCAGATTCTGTTGTGGGAGAGCTAAAGATGTCTGAGCCAACTGAAATTATCCTCCCAG AGGTTCCAAAAGTAGACATGCTTGCTTTCACCGGAAAGGCTGTACAAGGTGATGTTCTCACAGCCGTCCAAGTGATCCCAAAGACTGAAATTCAACAACTTGTTTGGAGCAAGTACAAAGGAGATATTCAATACCAATG GTTCCGCTCACCGGAATCAGGGGATAAGATATCGTATGAGGCTCTCTCTTCAGAAATTTCGTGTTCATACAAGGTGCGGTTTGAGGATATTGGCAGATGTCTCAAATGTGAATGTGTAGTGCATGATGTGTTTGGAAGGTCTAGTGAACTAGCATACGCCGAGACTGATCCAATATCACCAG GTTTTCCTAGGATAGAGAAGCTAGAGATTGAAGGACAAGGTTTCCATACTAACTTATATGCTGTGCGGGGAAATTATTTTGGTGGTAAAGAGGGAAAGAGTAAAATCCAATGGCTTAGATCAATGGTTGGAAGCCCTGATCTCATCTCAATTCCAG GTGAGACAGGAAGGATGTATGAAGCTAATGTGGATGATGTCGGATACAGACTGGTCGTTGTATATACACCCATACGTGAGGATGGTGTCCAAGGCCACCCAGTTTCTGCATCAACTGAGCCTGTTGCTGTTG AACCTGATATTCTTAAGGAAGTGAGACAGAAATTAGAAACTGGGTTAGTGAAGTTTGAG GTGTTGTGTGACAAGGACCCTTATCCCAAAAAG ATTGTGGGAGAGGGAAATCTCGAGAGACGAATGCTAGAAATGAACAGGAAGAGAATAAAGGTTGTGAAACCAGGTTCAAAGACGTCTTTCGCAACTACTGAAGTCCGTGGAAGCTATGGTCCTCCTTTCCAC GTGGAGACATTTCGTAACGACCAAAGAAGGCTAAGGATAGTTGTGGATAGTGAGAATGAAGTAGACATAGTGGTGCAGTCGCGCCATCTCCGCGATGTTATAGTACTTGTCATTCGCGGCTTTGCTCAGCGGTTCAACAGCACTTCACTCAATTCTCTACTTAAGATCGATACATGA
- the AIR9 gene encoding Outer arm dynein light chain 1 protein, with product MKKLYFPRISSLLKTLTFCNFVCLFHSQEFHIFFKNKHCLMRIGCSQKDQKIVEVWIDFTMEEVAAKVEEETVETNVDAVKEDNATIANESRSPESVSAVSVVSNRAASTKKKPVISSNLIKPTASSSLRVSGTTPVTIRRNSTGGVTENLAGTSKVLPKQVSTTASRTDPVRRSLPELRKSSVSSLSAKTVSKPSLSESKKSVPVSPGSRSLTKSTGFSLSKPESSARPAMSVSVSSKRAPSSSVDSSGSRTSSGRLHSTLTSGRTVSKVSSPSAGSSPSVSSSIRSKSFSSPLDRTSNFSGRKKTSTPESRDSRLIILPKVEVKAGDDMRLDLRGHRIRSLTSGGLHLSPNLEFVYLRDNLLSTLEGIEILNRVKVLDLSFNDFKGPGFEPLENCKMLQQLYLAGNQITSLASLPQLPNLEFLSVAQNKLKSLAMASQPRLQVLAASKNKITTLKDFPYLPVLEHLRVEENPLLKISHLEAASILLVGPTLKKFNDRDLSREEVAIAKRYPPQTALCLREGWEFCKSDLAAESTFRFLVERWKDTLPSGYLIKEAHVDRPSEEAPCQCHFGLFQESPTATDQELALKFQWSVADRSLSNFVPILNATKEVYWPKREDIGKILKIECTPVMAETEYPSIFAISSPVQRGKGIPKVVSLELNGELVEGNIIKGQAVVAWCGGTPGKCITSWLRRKWNGSPVVIDGAEDEEYMLSLDDVGSSMVFMYTPVTEGGARGEPQYKYTEFVKAAPPSVSNVRITGDAVEGCVLKGVGDYFGGKEGPSKFEWLRKNKETGELSLISAGTSEYTLTQEDVGTHVTFVYIPANFEGLEGEPVSTSSSVVKPAPPKVTDAKIVGDLRENSKVTVTGTVTGGTEGSSRVQWFKSSCSILEGDNSLEELSTSKVAKSFRIPLGAVGYYIVAKYTPMTPDGECGEPVYVLSERAVETLPPSLNFLSITGDNIEGGILTASYGYIGGHEGKSKYEWHYHKAENDLPGALIPEASGLLQYTITKEAIGKFISFQCIPVRDDGIVGEPRSCMSQERVRPGNPSTVSLHVVGALVEGTMLSAEKEYWGGEEGASVFRWFRTNSDGTPCEIKGATTSSYLLSVGDIGYFISVSYEPVRNDRARGPTAISEIAGPIVAGHPNCQSLEFLGSMIEGQRLSFVASYTGGMKGNCYLEWVRVKNNGVKEILSSDEFLDLSLDDVGESIELIYTPVREDGIEGSPRSIRTDGIAPANPMGLELLIPDCCEKQEVVPHKTYFGGHEGVGEYIWYRTKVKLHGSALTEISYAGEEVVVCCRTLKYTPSLEDVGAYLVLYWIPTRVDGRSGKPVVVITNSPVAPADPEVSNVRVKKLFSDAYSGEGEYFGGHEGPSLFSWYRENDGTIDLIDGANSKTYEVTESDYNCRILFGYTPVRSDSVVGELKMSEPTEIILPEVPKVDMLAFTGKAVQGDVLTAVQVIPKTEIQQLVWSKYKGDIQYQWFRSPESGDKISYEALSSEISCSYKVRFEDIGRCLKCECVVHDVFGRSSELAYAETDPISPGFPRIEKLEIEGQGFHTNLYAVRGNYFGGKEGKSKIQWLRSMVGSPDLISIPGETGRMYEANVDDVGYRLVVVYTPIREDGVQGHPVSASTEPVAVEPDILKEVRQKLETGLVKFEVLCDKDPYPKKIVGEGNLERRMLEMNRKRIKVVKPGSKTSFATTEVRGSYGPPFHVETFRNDQRRLRIVVDSENEVDIVVQSRHLRDVIVLVIRGFAQRFNSTSLNSLLKIDT from the exons ATGAAGAAACTTTATTTTCCCCGAATTTCTTCATTGCTAAAAACTCTCACTTTCTGCAATTTCGTCTGCTTGTTTCACTCACAagaatttcacatttttttcaaaaataaacacTGCTTAATGCGGATTGGTTGTTCACAAAAGGACCAAAAAATCGTAGAAG TTTGGATTGATTTCACTATGGAGGAAGTAGCAGCTAAGGTTGAGGAAGAAACTGTGGAAACCAATGTAGATGCAGTGAAAGAGGACAATGCAACTATAGCTAATGAAAGCAGAAGCCCAGAGAGTGTTTCTGCAGTGTCTGTGGTGTCAAATCGAGCTGCTTCTACTAAAAAGAAACCAGTTATTAGTTCGAATTTAATAAAGCCAACTGCGTCTTCTTCATTACGGGTCTCGGGTACTACGCCTGTGACTATCAGGAGAAATAGTACTGGAGGAGTAACAGAGAATTTAGCTGGTACCTCTAAGGTTCTGCCTAAGCAAGTGAGTACTACTGCCTCACGTACTGATCCGGTAAGACGATCACTTCCAGAATTGAGGAAGAGCTCTGTGTCTTCTCTTTCTGCTAAGACTGTATCCAAACCAAGCCTTTCCGAGAGTAAAAAGTCTGTCCCCGTATCACCAGGTAGTCGGAGTTTGACAAAGTCAACTGGGTTTAGTTTAAGTAAGCCTGAGTCTTCTGCTAGACCAGCCATGAGTGTTTCTGTGTCTTCGAAAAGAGCTCCATCTTCATCAGTTGACAGTAGTGGCAGCAGGACTAGTAGTGGAAGACTACACTCTACTCTCACAAGTGGGAGGACAGTTTCTAAAGTTTCTTCTCCCTCTGCGGGATCATCACCTTCTGTTTCTAGCAGTATAAGATCAAAGTCATTTTCGTCACCTCTAGACCGGACTTCCAACTTCTCTGGACGGAAGAAAACATCTACCCCTGAAAGCCGTGATTCACGACTCATTATTCTTCCAAAGGTGGAGGTTAAAGCTGGCGATGACATG AGATTGGATCTTAGAGGCCACAGGATTCGCAGTCTAACCTCTGGTGGCTTACACTTATCACCAAACTTAGAG TTTGTCTATCTTAGAGACAATCTCCTATCTACGCTGGAAGGTATTGAGATATTGAATCGAGTCAAG GTTCtggatttgagttttaatGATTTCAAAGGGCCTGGATTTGAACCACTTGAGAATTGCAAAATGCTGCag CAACTTTATCTTGCTGGAAATCAGATAACTTCACTTGCTAGTCTGCCTCAACTTCCAAACTTAGAG TTTCTCTCGGTTgctcaaaataaattaaagtcACTTGCAATGGCAAGCCAGCCCCGGCTTCAG gtACTAGCAGCAAGTAAGAACAAGATAACAACTCTGAAGGACTTTCCGTATCTACCAGTTCTTGAG CATCTGCGGGTTGAGGAAAATCCATTGCTGAAGATTTCTCACTTGGAAGCGGCATCCATACTACTCGTAGGTCCTACCTTGAAGAAATTCAATGACAGAG ATCTCTCTCGTGAGGAAGTGGCAATTGCCAAGCGTTATCCTCCACAAACAGCTCTCTGCCTCAGAGAAGGTTGGGAGTTTTGCAAGTCTGATCTTGCAGCAG AATCGACATTCCGCTTCTTAGTTGAGAGGTGGAAGGACACATTACCTTCTGGTTATCTTATTAAAGAAGCACATGTTGACCGACCTTCTGAAGAAGCTCCCTGTCAATGCCACTTTGGTCTTTTTCAGGAAAGTCCTACTGCTACAGATCAAGAATTAGCCCTGAAATTTCAATGGTCTGTGGCGGACAGATCTCTTTCTAATTTCGTTCCTATTCTTAATGCAACCAAGGAG GTCTATTGGCCCAAACGTGAAGACATTGGTAAAATTCTAAAGATAGAATGTACACCTGTTATGGCTGAGACTGAATATCCATCCATATTTGCCATATCTTCCCCAGTTCAACGAG GAAAGGGAATACCAAAAGTTGTGAGCCTTGAATTAAATGGGGAACTAGTTGAGGGGAATATTATCAAGGGTCAAGCAGTGGTTGCATGGTGTGGTGGGACACCAGGAAAGTGTATTACCAG TTGGTTGAGGAGAAAGTGGAATGGGAGCCCTGTGGTGATCGATGGAGCTGAAGATGAGGAATATATGTTATCTTTAGATGATGTGGGATCAAGTATGGTTTTCATGTACACACCAGTCACAGAAGGAGGTGCAAGAGGAGAGCCTCAGTATAAGTACACAGAGTTCGTAAAAGCAG CGCCTCCATCTGTAAGTAATGTTCGAATTACTGGAGATGCTGTTGAAGGCTGCGTTCTCAAGGGGGTTGGAGATTATTTTGGAGGCAAGGAAGGTCCTAGCAAGTTCGAATGGTTACGGAAGAACAAGGAAACAGG AGAACTCTCGTTGATATCGGCTGGAACCTCCGAGTATACATTGACCCAGGAAGATGTTGGCACACATGTAACTTTTGTGTACATACCTGCAAATTTTGAGG GGCTAGAGGGGGAACCAGTGTCAACTTCATCCAGTGTAGTCAAGCCAG CACCCCCGAAAGTAACAGATGCTAAGATAGTTGGTGACTTGAGGGAGAATAGTAAGGTCACTGTAACAGGTACTGTTACTGGAGGAACTGAAGGTTCAAGCAGAGTGCAATGGTTCAAATCAAGTTGTTCTATCCTGGAAGGAGACAATTCTCTTGAAGAATTGAGCACATCAAAAGTGGCAAAG TCATTCCGTATACCCTTGGGGGCAGTGGGCTATTACATAGTTGCAAAGTATACTCCAATGACACCTGATGGGGAATGCGGTGAACCAGTATATGTACTCTCGGAAAGAGCAGTTGAGA CCCTTCCCCCCAGCTTAAATTTCTTGTCAATTACGGGAGACAATATCGAGGGTGGAATATTGACAGCATCCTACGGATACATAGGAGGGCATGAAGGTAAAAGCAAATACGAATGGCATTATCATAAG GCTGAAAATGATCTCCCTGGTGCATTGATACCTGAAGCCTCTGGGCTTCTTCAGTATACGATTACTAAAGAAGCTATAGGTaaattcatttcatttcaatGTATTCCTGTGAGGGATGATGGGATTGTGGGTGAGCCAAGAAGTTGCATGTCCCAGGAACGTGTTCGTCCAG GAAACCCAAGCACGGTATCTCTTCATGTTGTTGGAGCTCTTGTTGAAGGAACCATGCTATCTGCAGAGAAAGAATATTGGGGTGGTGAAGAAGGAGCATCAGTTTTCCGGTGGTTCCGG ACTAATTCAGATGGTACTCCATGCGAAATAAAGGGTGCAACTACTTCGTCATATCTACTGTCAGTCGGTGATATCGGTTACTTCATTTCGGTTTCTTATGAACCTGTGAGAAATGACAGAGCCCGTGGACCCACAGCCATTTCTGAAATAGCTGGACCAATTGTAGCTG GCCATCCAAATTGTCAGTCACTGGAGTTTCTTGGATCAATGATTGAAGGGCAACGCTTGAGCTTTGTTGCTTCATATACTGGAGG GATGAAGGGAAATTGCTATCTTGAATGGGTTAGGGTGAAAAATAATGGTGTTAAGGAAATATTGAGTAGTGATG agtttttggatttatcaCTGGACGATGTCGGGGAAAGcattgaacttatttacacTCCTGTTCGTGAAGATGGAATAGAAGGGAGTCCAAGGAGTATCAGGACTGATGGTATTGCTCCAG CAAATCCTATGGGGTTGGAGCTTTTAATTCCTGACTGCTGTGAGAAACAAGAGGTTGTGCCTCATAAAACTTATTTTGGGGGCCATGAAGGTGTTGGAGAGTACATCTGGTATCGAACTAAGGTCAAGTTGCATGGATCTGCACTTACGGAAATATCCTATGCCGGTGAAGaggttgttgtttgttgtagAACATT AAAATATACTCCATCGCTTGAAGATGTGGGGGCTTATCTAGTCTTGTATTGGATTCCTACTCGCGTAGATGGGAGAAGTGGGAAGCCAGTTGTTGTGATAACAAACTCTCCTGTTGCCCCAG CTGATCCAGAAGTATCTAATGTTCGTGTGAAGAAACTTTTTTCGGATGCTTATtctggagaaggagagtacTTTGGTGGACATGAAGGTCCAAGTCTCTTCAGTTGGTACAGAGAGAATGATGGAACCATTGATCTTATTGATGGGGCTAACTCCAAAACGTATGAGGTGACTGAGTCAGATTACAATTGCCGGATATTGTTCGG GTACACACCAGTTCGTTCAGATTCTGTTGTGGGAGAGCTAAAGATGTCTGAGCCAACTGAAATTATCCTCCCAG AGGTTCCAAAAGTAGACATGCTTGCTTTCACCGGAAAGGCTGTACAAGGTGATGTTCTCACAGCCGTCCAAGTGATCCCAAAGACTGAAATTCAACAACTTGTTTGGAGCAAGTACAAAGGAGATATTCAATACCAATG GTTCCGCTCACCGGAATCAGGGGATAAGATATCGTATGAGGCTCTCTCTTCAGAAATTTCGTGTTCATACAAGGTGCGGTTTGAGGATATTGGCAGATGTCTCAAATGTGAATGTGTAGTGCATGATGTGTTTGGAAGGTCTAGTGAACTAGCATACGCCGAGACTGATCCAATATCACCAG GTTTTCCTAGGATAGAGAAGCTAGAGATTGAAGGACAAGGTTTCCATACTAACTTATATGCTGTGCGGGGAAATTATTTTGGTGGTAAAGAGGGAAAGAGTAAAATCCAATGGCTTAGATCAATGGTTGGAAGCCCTGATCTCATCTCAATTCCAG GTGAGACAGGAAGGATGTATGAAGCTAATGTGGATGATGTCGGATACAGACTGGTCGTTGTATATACACCCATACGTGAGGATGGTGTCCAAGGCCACCCAGTTTCTGCATCAACTGAGCCTGTTGCTGTTG AACCTGATATTCTTAAGGAAGTGAGACAGAAATTAGAAACTGGGTTAGTGAAGTTTGAG GTGTTGTGTGACAAGGACCCTTATCCCAAAAAG ATTGTGGGAGAGGGAAATCTCGAGAGACGAATGCTAGAAATGAACAGGAAGAGAATAAAGGTTGTGAAACCAGGTTCAAAGACGTCTTTCGCAACTACTGAAGTCCGTGGAAGCTATGGTCCTCCTTTCCAC GTGGAGACATTTCGTAACGACCAAAGAAGGCTAAGGATAGTTGTGGATAGTGAGAATGAAGTAGACATAGTGGTGCAGTCGCGCCATCTCCGCGATGTTATAGTACTTGTCATTCGCGGCTTTGCTCAGCGGTTCAACAGCACTTCACTCAATTCTCTACTTAAGATCGATACATGA